The following proteins come from a genomic window of Ilumatobacter coccineus YM16-304:
- a CDS encoding acetyl/propionyl/methylcrotonyl-CoA carboxylase subunit alpha, whose translation MLKKILIANRGEIAVRVIRAAREMGISTVAVYSELDRDALHVRLADEAFALGGQTAAESYIDSDKLLDAIRTSGADGVHPGYGFFSENADFARAVAEMGVEFIGPPPEAMDEMSDKVSSRQAAIRGGAPIVPGTTEFAQGPDEIRAFGNEHGWPAVIKAAFGGGGRGMKVVHGPDEVDDAWASAQREAKSFFGRDEVYVERYLTWPRHVEIQLVGDKQGNCVWISSRDCSAQRRHQKLIEEAPAPMLPEGVEAAMGEAAVKAAKAVGYYGAGTVEFIYQDGEFFFLEMNTRLQVEHPVSEMITDIDLVEWQIRVAAGEELPMTQAEVDACRRGHSIEVRINAEDPTDGKFLPAPGPISKVVPPDGFGVRWDTGYLSGDEISQFYDNLVGKLVVWGRTREVAIARTIRALEELVVEGVATTIPADLEILKHPDFAAMTFSTKWVEEKLDLSGISVGPPPAPSSDDDDAPELVRRNTTVEVNGKRFDVSMWVPDQPVVAAGAAPAKKREKRAASGGGGSAGSGKIEAPMQGTIVKLLVEEGATVEAGAGLVVLEAMKMENQINADIAGTVKEIKVAAGDTVGGGDILAVIEPA comes from the coding sequence CCGAACTCGATCGCGACGCGCTTCACGTGCGACTCGCCGACGAGGCGTTCGCCCTCGGCGGACAGACTGCAGCCGAGAGCTACATCGACAGCGACAAGCTGCTCGATGCGATCCGCACCAGCGGCGCCGACGGCGTGCACCCCGGCTACGGCTTCTTCAGTGAGAACGCCGACTTCGCCCGAGCCGTTGCCGAGATGGGCGTCGAGTTCATCGGCCCGCCGCCCGAAGCGATGGACGAGATGTCCGACAAGGTCTCGAGTCGCCAGGCCGCGATCCGCGGTGGCGCTCCGATCGTTCCGGGCACCACCGAGTTCGCTCAGGGGCCCGACGAGATCCGTGCGTTCGGCAACGAGCACGGTTGGCCGGCAGTCATCAAGGCGGCCTTCGGCGGCGGCGGTCGCGGCATGAAGGTCGTGCACGGTCCCGACGAGGTCGACGATGCGTGGGCGTCGGCACAGCGTGAGGCCAAGAGCTTCTTCGGTCGCGACGAGGTGTACGTCGAGCGCTACCTGACGTGGCCGCGCCACGTCGAGATCCAGTTGGTCGGCGACAAGCAGGGCAACTGCGTCTGGATCTCCAGCCGTGACTGCTCGGCGCAGCGTCGCCACCAGAAGCTCATCGAAGAGGCGCCGGCCCCGATGCTCCCCGAGGGCGTCGAAGCCGCCATGGGTGAAGCTGCGGTCAAGGCCGCCAAGGCCGTCGGCTACTACGGCGCCGGCACCGTCGAGTTCATCTACCAGGACGGCGAGTTCTTCTTCCTCGAGATGAACACCCGCCTGCAGGTCGAGCACCCGGTGAGCGAGATGATCACCGACATCGACCTCGTCGAGTGGCAGATCCGTGTCGCGGCCGGCGAAGAGCTCCCGATGACGCAGGCCGAGGTCGACGCATGTCGTCGGGGCCACTCGATCGAGGTGCGCATCAACGCCGAAGATCCGACCGACGGCAAGTTCCTGCCCGCCCCCGGCCCGATCTCGAAGGTCGTCCCGCCGGACGGCTTCGGCGTTCGTTGGGACACCGGTTACCTGTCGGGCGACGAGATCAGCCAGTTCTACGACAACCTGGTCGGCAAGCTGGTCGTGTGGGGACGCACTCGGGAGGTGGCGATCGCCCGCACGATCCGTGCCCTCGAAGAGCTCGTCGTCGAAGGTGTGGCGACCACGATTCCGGCCGATCTCGAGATCTTGAAGCACCCCGACTTCGCGGCGATGACGTTCTCGACGAAGTGGGTCGAGGAGAAGCTCGACCTGAGTGGCATCTCGGTCGGCCCGCCGCCGGCACCGAGTTCGGACGACGACGATGCTCCCGAGCTGGTGCGTCGCAACACCACGGTCGAGGTCAACGGCAAGCGGTTCGACGTGTCGATGTGGGTTCCCGATCAGCCGGTGGTTGCCGCAGGTGCGGCACCGGCGAAGAAGCGTGAGAAGCGTGCTGCCTCGGGCGGCGGCGGCAGCGCTGGTTCGGGCAAGATCGAAGCGCCCATGCAGGGCACCATCGTCAAGCTGCTCGTCGAAGAGGGCGCAACGGTCGAGGCCGGTGCCGGCCTCGTCGTGCTCGAAGCGATGAAGATGGAGAACCAGATCAACGCCGACATCGCCGGCACGGTGAAGGAGATCAAGGTCGCCGCTGGCGACACGGTCGGCGGTGGCGACATCCTCGCCGTCATCGAACCGGCCTGA
- a CDS encoding Lrp/AsnC family transcriptional regulator, translating into MYVLDDINRDLLDLLQTDGRMSFKELGDRIGLTAPAVAERVRKLEDAGVIKGYRAVVDYEALGFPILSIVRVKAPIAGRAVDEKIAALPNVIEANRVTGSDSHVIRARLRTTRDIEDLLADVWEDGETITNLVTSSPVPRRPMNLKATNAGRAS; encoded by the coding sequence ATGTACGTGTTGGATGACATCAATCGCGATCTCCTCGACCTCTTGCAGACCGACGGGCGGATGTCGTTCAAGGAACTCGGTGACCGCATCGGCCTGACGGCGCCGGCGGTCGCGGAACGAGTCCGCAAGCTCGAAGACGCCGGGGTCATCAAGGGGTATCGAGCGGTCGTCGACTACGAGGCGCTCGGTTTCCCGATCCTCAGCATCGTGCGCGTGAAGGCACCGATCGCCGGTCGCGCTGTCGACGAGAAGATCGCCGCGCTGCCGAACGTGATCGAAGCGAACCGTGTGACCGGCTCCGACTCGCACGTGATCCGAGCTCGCCTGCGAACGACGCGCGACATCGAGGATCTGCTCGCCGATGTGTGGGAGGACGGCGAGACCATCACGAACCTGGTCACGAGTTCCCCGGTCCCACGGCGGCCGATGAACCTCAAGGCGACGAACGCCGGCCGGGCGTCGTGA